One window of Eubacterium sp. 1001713B170207_170306_E7 genomic DNA carries:
- the bzaB gene encoding B12 lower ligand biosynthesis ThiC-like protein BzaB: protein MTQMLEARKGHITEEMEKVALIEGVTPEFIREGVAKGHIVIPKNKFRSRDKICGIGGGLDVKVNGLMGTSSDRNDMEMEAKKLRILEECGANAFMDLSTGDDIDAMRRQSLEISNIAAGCVPVYQASVEAIEKHGSMVAMTEDDLFDTVEKQCQEGMDFMAIHSALNWSVLNALKKSGRVTDVVSRGGSFLTAWMFHNEKENPLYAHFDRLLEILKATDTVLSIGDAIRPGANADSLDSAQVQGLVVAGELTKRALEAGVQVMIEGPGHVPLNQIATTMQLQKQLCYGVPYYILGFLATDVAPGYDNITGAIGGAFAGMHGADFLCYLTPAEHLGLPNEEDVRMGVRTTKIAADAANVLKRGGNAWNRSLAMSKARVARDEKAQIANALDPEYLESKLNAEPESHGCAACGKSKCPADIAAEFFGIA from the coding sequence ATGACACAGATGCTAGAAGCCCGCAAAGGCCATATTACAGAAGAAATGGAAAAGGTTGCCCTGATTGAGGGTGTTACCCCGGAATTTATACGCGAAGGTGTCGCCAAAGGCCATATCGTCATTCCCAAAAATAAATTTCGCAGCCGGGATAAAATCTGCGGTATCGGCGGCGGTCTGGACGTAAAGGTCAACGGTCTGATGGGAACCTCCTCTGACCGCAACGATATGGAAATGGAGGCAAAGAAGCTGCGTATCCTGGAGGAATGCGGCGCCAACGCCTTTATGGATTTATCCACTGGCGACGATATCGACGCCATGCGCAGACAGAGTCTTGAAATCTCCAATATCGCGGCGGGCTGTGTGCCCGTCTATCAGGCCAGTGTCGAAGCCATTGAAAAGCATGGCAGCATGGTCGCCATGACCGAGGATGACCTTTTCGATACGGTGGAAAAACAATGTCAGGAGGGCATGGACTTCATGGCCATCCACTCTGCTTTAAACTGGTCGGTTTTAAACGCGCTGAAAAAAAGCGGGCGCGTGACTGACGTTGTCAGCCGCGGCGGCTCTTTCCTGACTGCCTGGATGTTCCACAACGAAAAGGAAAATCCGCTTTATGCGCATTTTGACCGCCTGCTTGAAATCCTCAAGGCCACAGATACTGTATTATCCATCGGTGACGCCATCCGCCCCGGGGCCAACGCTGACTCCCTGGACTCCGCACAGGTGCAGGGCCTGGTCGTTGCAGGTGAGCTGACCAAGCGTGCCCTGGAGGCCGGCGTACAGGTCATGATTGAGGGCCCGGGCCATGTGCCGCTCAATCAGATTGCCACCACTATGCAGCTTCAGAAGCAGCTCTGCTACGGTGTTCCCTACTATATTCTCGGTTTCCTTGCCACCGATGTGGCGCCAGGCTATGATAACATTACCGGCGCCATTGGCGGCGCCTTTGCCGGCATGCACGGCGCGGATTTTCTCTGTTACCTGACCCCGGCTGAGCATTTGGGCCTGCCAAATGAGGAGGATGTACGTATGGGCGTCCGCACCACCAAGATTGCGGCGGATGCCGCCAATGTCTTAAAGCGCGGCGGCAATGCCTGGAACCGCTCTCTGGCAATGTCTAAGGCACGGGTCGCGCGGGATGAAAAGGCCCAGATTGCCAACGCCCTTGATCCGGAATACCTTGAAAGCAAGCTGAACGCAGAGCCCGAAAGCCACGGCTGCGCGGCCTGCGGTAAGAGCAAATGCCCGGCCGACATCGCCGCAGAATTTTTCGGTATCGCCTGA
- the thiC gene encoding phosphomethylpyrimidine synthase ThiC, translated as MTLLEKAKRGEITAEMQYVAQKEGVAPEFICEGVANGDIVILHSSRENIQPVAVGKGLFTKVSASVGMYEETDTIDGELSKIDAAVKAHADTIMDLSVRGPIEEMREKVLSTVDRPVGTLPMYETLSAAEAKYGTALDMTPDDMFDMIEKQASQGVAFIAVHPGTTLSVIHRAKDEGRIDPLVSYGGSHLIGWMLYHNTENPLYTGFDRLIEICKKYDVVLSFADGMRPGCIADSLDHAQIEELVILGGLVRRAREAGVQVMVKGPGHVPLDEIATTVQLEKKLCYGAPYFVFGCLPTDAAAGYDHITSAIGGAVAAYAGADFLCYVTPAEHIGMPNVDDVYQGVMASRIAAHAGDVAKGHSQAVKWDLDMSVARRAMNWKEQFKLSIDPETAERVWRERSTSFTSECTMCGKYCAMKIVEKYLRAK; from the coding sequence ATGACTTTGTTGGAAAAAGCAAAACGCGGTGAAATCACCGCAGAAATGCAGTACGTTGCGCAAAAAGAAGGGGTTGCCCCTGAATTTATCTGTGAAGGCGTCGCTAATGGCGATATTGTCATTCTGCACAGCTCCAGGGAGAACATCCAGCCGGTGGCTGTTGGTAAAGGCCTGTTTACAAAGGTCAGCGCCAGTGTGGGAATGTACGAGGAGACTGATACCATTGACGGTGAACTGTCAAAAATCGACGCGGCTGTCAAGGCCCACGCCGATACCATTATGGATCTTTCTGTCCGCGGGCCAATTGAAGAAATGCGCGAAAAAGTGCTGTCCACGGTTGACCGTCCAGTCGGCACACTGCCCATGTACGAAACGCTGTCTGCTGCTGAAGCCAAATATGGCACTGCGCTGGATATGACGCCGGACGATATGTTCGATATGATTGAAAAGCAGGCGTCACAGGGCGTTGCGTTTATTGCAGTGCATCCCGGAACCACCCTTTCGGTTATACACCGTGCCAAAGATGAAGGCCGCATTGACCCCCTTGTGAGCTACGGCGGCTCACACCTTATCGGCTGGATGCTCTACCATAATACGGAAAATCCTTTATATACCGGATTTGACCGCCTCATTGAAATCTGCAAAAAATACGATGTGGTGCTGAGCTTTGCTGACGGAATGCGCCCGGGCTGTATTGCGGATTCACTCGACCACGCCCAAATTGAGGAGCTGGTCATCCTCGGCGGCCTGGTCAGACGTGCCCGTGAAGCCGGCGTACAGGTTATGGTAAAAGGACCTGGACATGTGCCCCTCGATGAAATCGCCACGACTGTACAGCTTGAAAAGAAGCTCTGCTACGGTGCTCCTTACTTTGTATTCGGCTGTCTGCCAACCGACGCAGCCGCAGGCTACGACCATATTACCTCTGCCATCGGCGGCGCTGTCGCCGCTTATGCCGGCGCAGATTTTCTCTGCTATGTCACCCCGGCCGAGCACATTGGCATGCCAAACGTCGATGATGTCTACCAGGGCGTCATGGCCTCACGAATTGCTGCCCATGCCGGCGATGTGGCTAAAGGGCATTCTCAGGCCGTCAAGTGGGATCTGGATATGTCTGTTGCCCGCCGGGCCATGAACTGGAAGGAACAGTTCAAGCTGTCCATCGACCCTGAAACCGCTGAGCGTGTCTGGCGTGAACGCAGCACCAGCTTTACATCGGAATGTACCATGTGCGGCAAGTACTGCGCCATGAAGATTGTGGAAAAATACTTGAGAGCAAAGTAA
- the aroF gene encoding 3-deoxy-7-phosphoheptulonate synthase — protein MIVVVKPGTPEEEVQKLAAAIENQGLKIHYSQGVDHTILGLIGETQTIDVHKLRSNHIVEKVMRVQEPYKKANRAFHPDDSIIDVQGNLIGEGHVSVIAGPCSVESEEQIVEIARDVKASGAKFLRGGAFKPRTSPYSFQGMGADGLELLLLAKKETGLPIVTELMDMSQLPLFDEVDVIQVGARNMQNFTMLKELGKIDKPILLKRGLSATMREFLMSAEYIMAGGNEQVILCERGIRTFENATRNTLDLSCIPLLKKKSHLPVIIDPSHATGINWMVESMSKAAIAAGADGVMIEVHNKPEEALCDGDQAITPDAFDKIMTTLKKYAEFEGKVL, from the coding sequence ATGATCGTTGTCGTAAAACCAGGAACTCCAGAAGAAGAAGTACAGAAGCTGGCCGCTGCCATTGAAAACCAGGGTTTAAAGATTCATTACTCTCAGGGGGTGGACCACACAATTTTAGGCTTAATCGGTGAAACCCAGACCATTGACGTCCATAAGCTGCGTTCAAATCATATCGTTGAAAAGGTCATGCGGGTGCAGGAGCCCTACAAAAAAGCCAACCGGGCCTTCCATCCAGATGATTCCATCATAGATGTTCAGGGAAATCTCATTGGTGAAGGGCATGTTTCGGTCATCGCTGGCCCCTGCTCTGTGGAGAGTGAAGAACAGATCGTTGAAATTGCCAGGGACGTCAAGGCCTCCGGTGCAAAATTTTTGAGAGGCGGCGCTTTCAAGCCCAGAACCTCCCCCTACTCCTTCCAGGGTATGGGCGCAGATGGTCTGGAGCTGCTGCTTTTAGCTAAAAAAGAAACCGGACTGCCCATTGTTACCGAGCTGATGGACATGTCCCAGCTGCCGCTTTTTGATGAGGTAGACGTTATTCAGGTCGGTGCCCGCAATATGCAGAATTTCACCATGCTCAAGGAGCTCGGCAAAATCGACAAACCGATTCTGCTGAAGCGCGGGCTGTCTGCGACCATGCGGGAATTCCTGATGTCGGCTGAATACATCATGGCAGGCGGCAACGAGCAGGTTATTCTCTGTGAACGCGGCATTCGTACCTTTGAGAACGCGACCCGCAATACCCTTGACCTTAGTTGTATTCCGCTGCTCAAGAAAAAGAGTCATTTACCGGTAATCATCGATCCAAGCCACGCCACAGGCATTAACTGGATGGTGGAATCCATGTCTAAGGCTGCCATTGCGGCCGGTGCAGACGGTGTGATGATTGAAGTGCACAATAAGCCTGAGGAAGCATTGTGTGACGGAGACCAGGCCATCACACCGGATGCATTTGATAAAATCATGACAACACTCAAAAAATACGCAGAGTTTGAGGGAAAGGTTCTTTAA
- a CDS encoding prephenate dehydrogenase, which translates to METLKGKTVSFIGLGLMGGALAMGIRKQGPDKICAFDINEEVLEDALRKEVIDWGVSEPEGIRQILEVSDLVVICLYPQLALDFILEYMEDFKENAVITDITGVKKLLVDSLQGVLREDLDLILGHPMAGSEKEGFGNADDSIFKNRNYILVPQPQNQPENLAFIKEIIRNLGFMNIVETTAEIHDQKIAFTSQLCHVIASALVDSEEDHHITDYEGGSFGDLTRIAMINAGMWTELFICNKEALVDQIEKFEKSMDTMKKMIQAEDSQGLTEILSNVRKKRITMEVDRQNKTSANAQKA; encoded by the coding sequence ATGGAGACATTAAAGGGAAAAACCGTCAGCTTCATCGGCCTGGGGCTCATGGGCGGCGCCCTGGCCATGGGCATCCGAAAGCAGGGGCCGGATAAGATCTGTGCTTTTGATATCAACGAAGAAGTTCTGGAGGACGCTCTGAGGAAAGAGGTTATTGACTGGGGGGTCAGCGAGCCGGAAGGCATCCGTCAGATTCTGGAGGTATCCGATCTGGTGGTGATCTGTCTCTATCCCCAGCTTGCCCTGGATTTTATTTTGGAATATATGGAGGACTTCAAAGAGAACGCTGTTATCACTGATATTACCGGCGTTAAAAAGCTGCTGGTCGACAGCCTGCAAGGCGTGCTGCGGGAGGACCTGGATTTGATTCTGGGCCACCCCATGGCCGGCAGTGAAAAGGAAGGATTTGGCAATGCGGATGATTCTATCTTTAAAAACCGCAACTATATTTTGGTCCCACAGCCGCAAAACCAACCGGAAAATCTGGCCTTTATCAAGGAGATCATTCGCAACCTGGGCTTTATGAATATTGTGGAAACCACTGCGGAAATTCACGATCAGAAGATCGCCTTCACCTCACAGCTGTGCCACGTTATCGCCAGTGCCCTGGTGGACAGTGAGGAGGACCACCACATCACAGATTATGAGGGCGGCAGCTTCGGTGATCTCACCCGTATTGCCATGATCAATGCGGGCATGTGGACAGAGCTGTTTATCTGTAACAAGGAAGCGCTGGTCGACCAGATTGAGAAGTTTGAAAAGAGCATGGACACCATGAAAAAAATGATCCAGGCAGAGGACAGCCAGGGTCTCACGGAGATTTTGAGCAATGTCCGAAAGAAAAGAATTACGATGGAAGTGGACCGGCAGAACAAAACATCAGCGAATGCACAAAAAGCTTAA
- a CDS encoding TatD family hydrolase, with product MLADSHAHLDDERFENEVDAIIENAREAGIGFILNPGTEESTSTRAVELSQTYDIVYAGVGFHPSDCASFDKNKHPKMIRDWCEQEKVLAIGEIGLDYYYDDGAPRDLQKKVFEEQIALANELKKPIIVHDRDAHGDSMDMVKSCLDPNVGGVFHSYSGSVEMAKILLDFGLYLSIGGPLTFKNSRKAPDVVRYMPLDRLLIETDSPYLTPVPFRGKRNEPAYVRFVAEKVAEIKEIPVEEVQETTFENCRRLFGV from the coding sequence ATGTTAGCAGACAGTCACGCGCATTTGGATGACGAGCGCTTTGAAAATGAAGTGGATGCGATTATCGAAAACGCCCGGGAGGCTGGTATCGGTTTTATTTTAAACCCCGGCACCGAGGAGAGCACCAGCACCCGTGCCGTAGAGCTGAGCCAGACCTACGACATTGTTTATGCCGGTGTAGGATTTCATCCGTCCGACTGCGCGTCTTTTGATAAAAACAAACACCCGAAAATGATTAGGGATTGGTGTGAACAGGAGAAAGTACTGGCCATTGGTGAGATTGGCCTGGATTATTATTATGATGATGGCGCCCCGAGAGATCTGCAGAAAAAAGTATTTGAGGAACAGATCGCCCTGGCAAATGAACTGAAAAAGCCCATCATTGTCCATGACCGTGACGCCCACGGCGATTCCATGGACATGGTAAAATCCTGCCTTGATCCCAATGTCGGCGGAGTATTCCACAGCTATAGCGGAAGTGTCGAGATGGCCAAAATTTTGCTTGATTTTGGGCTCTACCTCTCCATCGGCGGCCCTCTCACCTTTAAAAACTCCCGAAAAGCCCCCGATGTGGTCAGGTACATGCCTCTGGACCGGTTACTCATTGAAACCGACAGCCCCTACCTCACCCCGGTTCCCTTCCGGGGAAAACGCAACGAGCCCGCCTATGTTCGTTTTGTGGCCGAAAAGGTCGCGGAAATTAAGGAGATACCAGTGGAAGAGGTCCAGGAAACAACGTTTGAGAATTGTCGGAGGTTGTTTGGGGTTTAA
- the cas6 gene encoding CRISPR-associated endoribonuclease Cas6 produces the protein MQVYEGRLKVFLLKDISIDAVQEKISALIDKALVQNKEMAAFHQKISYKNYCFSGFYPVESGRVYRQDKIYTIQIRTIDENLMNYFQEYLINAYTEEIKSLAMTVRKIKKIPIGRVYTLTPVIQKFDGGYWKEIVTLDEFERRLKENLIKKYNHYTGKKCSEDFDLYTHLQFDNKGPISCPYKGITLLGDKLTLQIAQNPMAQELAYMALGCGLGENNARGNGFCGYKYL, from the coding sequence ATGCAGGTTTACGAAGGACGATTAAAAGTATTTTTACTCAAGGATATTTCAATTGATGCAGTACAGGAAAAAATAAGCGCTTTGATCGACAAAGCACTGGTGCAGAATAAAGAGATGGCGGCGTTTCATCAAAAGATCAGTTATAAAAATTATTGCTTTTCTGGTTTTTATCCAGTAGAAAGCGGGAGAGTCTACAGGCAGGATAAAATTTACACCATACAGATACGGACCATTGATGAAAACTTGATGAACTATTTTCAGGAGTATCTCATCAACGCTTATACTGAAGAGATAAAGTCCCTGGCCATGACCGTAAGAAAGATCAAAAAAATTCCCATCGGCCGAGTCTACACTTTAACGCCTGTCATCCAGAAATTCGATGGCGGTTACTGGAAAGAGATTGTCACACTTGATGAATTTGAACGGAGGCTTAAGGAAAACCTGATCAAAAAATATAATCATTATACAGGCAAAAAATGTAGTGAAGACTTTGATCTTTATACCCATCTGCAATTTGACAACAAAGGTCCGATTTCCTGCCCGTATAAAGGAATTACCTTATTGGGAGACAAGCTTACTTTGCAGATTGCACAGAACCCCATGGCTCAGGAGCTGGCCTACATGGCGCTGGGCTGCGGGCTGGGGGAAAACAACGCGAGAGGAAACGGCTTCTGCGGTTATAAATACCTTTAG